In a single window of the Papaver somniferum cultivar HN1 chromosome 8, ASM357369v1, whole genome shotgun sequence genome:
- the LOC113302738 gene encoding rab3 GTPase-activating protein non-catalytic subunit-like: protein MARRSHLTDLGCIACEDLTELGAGKEGWLVNDPTLLSALDTHCLALSNQSLILILDWNNHDSNDPSSINKLKIRPSLIPSLQGEITAIQWLVFDDIKVLAIGTSNGYLLIYSLRGDLVHEQMIYPGRILRLRVRSTKSLLSEDASSEELCVVMSGVIARFDGSDLWKMLQKWSQDTHSQMWERKTQNGEDLGNSYGRITHQLWNVSKYGSCADASITGLMPPPLMEVQSSERFYCAVTIGEDTVISAYRLSEDRSRSLVGAILSKVVPVAFSTISSFSSMIWSSKKASPKKSEVKPQSFARASVLTCLKDHPRKGEKLTLSPSGSLAAITDSLGRILLLDTQALVVVRIWKGYRDACCLFMEMQVGKDKASSSSAYHEYSKSDYCLCLAIHAPRKGIIEVWQMRIGPRLFSIQCAKGSKILQPTPRFISSSSYSSLYYPLEVFLLNGDSGRLSVLNRSFN, encoded by the exons ATGGCGAGAAGATCCCACTTAACAGATTTAGGTTGTATAGCTTGTGAAGATTTAACAGAATTAGGAGCAGGAAAAGAAGGTTGGTTAGTTAATGATCCAACCCTTCTCTCAGCTCTTGATACTCATTGTCTAGCCCTTTCTAATCAATCTCTAATTCTAATCCTTGATTGGAATAATCACGATTCTAATGACCCTTCTTCAATAAACAAACTTAAGATCCGTCCTTCATTAATCCCATCTCTACAAGGTGAAATCACAGCTATTCAATGGCTTGTATTTGATGATATAAAAGTTCTTGCTATTGGTACTTCTAATGGGTATCTTTTAATTTACTCATTAAGGGGTGATCTGGTTCATGAGCAG ATGATATATCCTGGACGGATACTGCGGTTGCGAGTACGATCAACTAAGAGTCTTCTATCAGAGGATGCTTCTTCAGAAGAGCTTTGTGTTGTTATGTCTGGTGTCATTGCACGTTTTGATGGATCAGACCTTTGG AAAATGCTTCAAAAGTGGTCTCAAGACACACATTCACAAATGTGGGAGCGAAAGACACAAAATGGAGAGGACCTTGGGAACTCTTACGGAAGAATAACCCACCAGCTATGGAATGTTAGCAAATATGGATCGTGCGCTGATGCATCTATAACCGGACTAATGCCGCCTCCATTGATGGAAGTTCAG TCAAGTGAGCGGTTTTATTGTGCTGTAACTATTGGAGAAGATACTGTCATTTCAGCATATAG GCTTTCAGAAGACAGAAGCAGGTCTTTAGTGGGAGCTATTTTGTCAAAGGTTGTTCCTGTTGCATTTTCAACAATATCTTCCTTCTCTAGTATGATATGGAGTAGTAAGAAAGCTTCACCAAAAAAGTCAGAAGTGAAGCCCCAGTCATTCGCTAGAG CATCTGTTCTGACTTGTTTGAAAGATCATCCACGAAAAGGAGAAAAGCTAACTCTATCACCTAGTGGTTCATTGGCTGCCATAACAGATTCTCTTGGTCGTATATTGTTATTAGATACACAGGCACTTGTTGTTGTTCGAATATGGAAG GGATACCGCGATGCTTGTTGTCTTTTCATGGAGATGCAAGTTGGAAAAGATAAAGCATCATCTAGTTCGGCTTATCATGAATACTCAAAGAGTGATTATTGTTTGTGTCTTGCTATTCACGCACCTCGGAAAGGAATAATTGAG GTGTGGCAGATGCGAATTGGACCCCGTCTTTTTTCCATTCAATGCGCGAAAGGTAGCAAAATTTTGCAACCCACTCCTAGGTTCATATCATCATCGTCTTATTCATCATTGTATTATCCTTTGGAAGTTTTCCTATTAAATGGGGATTCTGGACGATTGTCAGTTCTGAACCGATCTTTCAATTGA